The following proteins are co-located in the Hemiscyllium ocellatum isolate sHemOce1 chromosome 34, sHemOce1.pat.X.cur, whole genome shotgun sequence genome:
- the nod1 gene encoding nucleotide-binding oligomerization domain-containing protein 1, translating into MDTVFQPGLDQVSIVSAHSFTKLLKVHREVLVGCIKNTECVLKNLIKHEYISTEEAELSQQHPTQAAKVRKILDLVESKGEETAEYFIHILHQANEIYTDLSPWLKEIEYQPSEYILGKSVIITDAVCQYIQKIKHDLRQDTKFVTSYVQKEDILLDDTYTETLMELINGVNETKGTISNLEDLFSDTGVINEDADTVFVTGDAGVGKTILLQRLQNLWSKGELCANVKFFFKFRCRIFNSFREEDKISLRDLLFKYNCYPDKDTDEIFSYIRQHPDSVLFTLDGFDEISVDCDLSDIPDVSSPFDPTHPITLLMNLLRGKLLKGSKKLLTARTGTNLPLRMVRKRVTLKGFTKDHLLQYLKKFFKNQPHQTLVLTQLEANPHLCSLCSVPLFCWIIFKCYKHLQSECNSQHMLDYVTLTDIYLLMLEVFLNRSSKTRLNKRNKSQNETFKAKKDSLMRLGKLAKEGIESNNFIFSQEQITAAGISEEDLQLGFIKSAGHYDGCGNQSTYEFLHLTLQSFFTAFFLVVNERIRAKEIITFFSKCDHYLTGPQANIVFLRCLGYKSHHRKDPFETNEHLQFTTLFLCGLLCKAKRDLFKQLSSAGSIQRKRSALKTYLADCVKSHLKNLPQGPFEEFCRVQALPRFVWLMRYIFETQSEAVASLAAKGICADYIKLTFCNAFSADCSAIANILRHRKKSIALELDNNNINDYGVKELIPCFDKLTVVRLSVNQVTDDGAKVLAEELLKYKIIKILGLYRNQITDVGARFIAQIVEECPYLRTLKIGLNKLTSEGGKLLAQAIQKSKAIKDVGMWGNQIGDVGAAAFAEAIRNHPSLKELSLAANRISAEGGKSLAAALQDNRCLEIFWLTENQLNDEAAALFAEALRVNKSLLHLWLINNRITEVGANCFFKILKENATIEEICLNGNNISAEGAKRLAEEPRILL; encoded by the exons ATGGATACAGTGTTCCAGCCTGGGTTGGATCAAGTGTCAATAGTATCAGCACACTCATTTACCAAGTTGCTGAAGGTGCACCGAGAGGTCTTAGTTGGTTGCATCAAGAACACAGAGTGTGTGCTGAAAAACCTGATAAAGCATGAATACATTTCCACTGAAGAGGCTGAGCTGTCCCAGCAGCATCCTACGCAAGCAGCAAAG GTTCGAAAAATATTGGATCTGGTTGAGAGCAAAGGAGAAGAAACAGCAGAGTATTTCATACACATTCTGCACCAGGCCAATGAGATTTACACAGATCTTAGCCCATGGCTGAAAGAAATAGAGTATCAACCATCAGAATACATACTAGGCAAATCAGTAATTATCACAGATGCTG TCTGCCAGTACATTCAAAAGATTAAACATGACCTACGGCAGGACACAAAGTTCGTCACTTCATACGTCCAGAAAGAAGACATCTTGCTGGATGATACTTACACCGAGACACTTATGGAACTAATCAatggagtcaatgaaacaaaaggaactATTTCCAACTTGGAGGATTTGTTCAGTGACACTGGAGTCATCAATGAGGATGCAGACACAGTGTTTGTAACTGGTGATGCTGGGGTTGGAAAGACCATACTGCTTCAGAGACTTCAGAACCTGTGGTCCAAAGGAGAGCTCTGTGCTAATGTTAAATTCTTTTTCAAATTTAGGTGCCGAATATTCAATAGCTTTAGAGAGGAAGATAAGATTTCTCTCAGAGATTTACTGTTCAAATACAACTGTTACCCTGACAAGGACACTGATGAGATATTTAGTTACATCCGGCAACACCCAGACTCTGTCCTCTTCACACTGGACGGGTTTGATGAAATTAGTGTTGACTGTGACCTTAGTGATATCCCTGATGTCTCTTCACCCTTTGATCCCACACATCCTATCACCCTATTGATGAACCTTCTCCGAGGAAAGTTATTAAAAGGTTCCAAAAAATTATTGACTGCAAGAACTGGTACAAACCTACCATTGAGAATGGTGAGAAAAAGAGTGACACTGAAGGGCTTTACAAAGGACCAtttattacaatatttaaagaagTTCTTCAAAAACCAACCCCATCAAACTTTGGTTTTGACCCAGTTGGAAGCAAACCCTCACCTTTGTAGTTTATGTTCAGTGCCATTGTTTTGCTGGATTATATTTAAATGTTACAAACACTTACAGTCAGAATGTAATTCTCAGCATATGTTGGATTATGTAACGTTGACTGACATCTACCTATTGATGTTAGAGGTTTTCTTAAACCGTTCTTCCAAAACGAGGTtgaacaaaagaaacaaaagtcAAAATGAGACATTCAAAGCGAAGAAGGATTCTTTGATGAGGTTGGGAAAATTGGCAAAAGAGGGAATCGAAAGCAATAACTTCATCTTTAGTCAGGAGCAAATCACAGCGGCTGGTATCTCAGAGGAGGATTTACAGTTGGGTTTTATCAAGAGTGCAGGCCACTACGATGGATGTGGGAACCAATCAACCTATGAGTTCCTTCATCTGACCCTCCAGTCATTTTTCACCGCATTTTTCCTGGTTGTTAACGAAAGAATTCGAGCGAAGGAAATCATTACGTTTTTTTCAAAATGTGACCACTATTTGACTGGGCCTCAAGCCAATATTGTTTTTTTGAGATGTTTGGGTTATAAGTCACATCACAGAAAGGACCCATTTGAAACAAATGAACACCTGCAGTTCACCACACTTTTCCTCTGTGGCCTATTGTGTAAAGCTAAGAGGGACTTATTCAAACAGTTATCTTCCGCAGGGAGTATCCAAAGAAAGCGGTCAGCACTCAAGACCTACCTTGCCGACTGCGTAAAGTCACACTTAAAAAATCTACCTCAAGGGCCATTTGAAGAATTTTGTAGAGTGCAAGCCTTGCcccgatttgtctggttaatgcGCTACATTTTTGAGACCCAGAGTGAAGCTGTAGCCAGTCTTGCAGCAAAGGGGATTTGCGCAGATTATATCAAGCTCACTTTCTGCAATGCATTCTCTGCTGACTGCAGTGCAATTGCAAACATATTACGTCATCGTAAAAAATCAATTGCACTTGAACTGGACAACAATAATATCAATGACTATGGAGTGAAGGAACTAATTCCTTGTTTCGATAAACTCACTGTAGTTAG GTTGAGTGTTAACCAGGTCACGGATGATGGAGCTAAAGTACTTGCAGAGGAACTCCTAAAGTACAAAATTATTAAGATTCTTGG CCTGTACAGAAATCAGATCACTGATGTTGGTGCCCGGTTTATTGCCCAAATTGTTGAAGAATGCCCATATCTTCGAACATTAAA AATTGGACTCAACAAACTTACAAGTGAAGGAGGGAAATTATTAGCACAAGCAATTCAGAAAAGTAAGGCCATCAAAGATGTCGG GATGTGGGGAAATCAGATTGGAGATGTGGGTGCAGCTGCTTTTGCTGAAGCGATAAGAAACCATCCTTCATTAAAAGAGCTCAG CCTGGCAGCCAATAGAATTTCGGCAGAGGGTGGGAAAAGTTTGGCAGCAGCTCTGCAAGACAATAGATGCTTGGAGATATTTTG GTTGACAGAAAACcaattgaatgatgaagcagccGCATTATTCGCAGAAGCACTCAGGGTCAACAAAAGCTTGCTTCATTTATG GTTAATAAACAACAGAATTACAGAGGTGGGAGCAAATTGTTTCTTCAAGATACTCAAAGAAAATGCAACAATAGAAGAGATTTG CCTGAATGGTAATAATATCTCTGCTGAAGGAGCTAAGAGGCTCGCTGAAGAACCAAGGATTTTGCTGTGA